AGCTTGACGGTGATCGACACGTTGTCACCCGGCATGACCATTTCCTTGTCCTTCGGCAGCTCGATCGAGCCGGTCACGTCGGTGGTACGGAAGTAGAACTGCGGGCGGTAGTTGTTGAAGAACGGGGTGTGACGGCCGCCTTCGTCCTTCGACAGGATGTACACCTCGCCGGTGAAGTGGGTGTGCGGCTTGATCGAACCCGGCTTGCACAGCACCTGGCCGCGCTCGACGTCTTCACGCTTGGTGCCGCGCAGCAGCAGACCGACGTTGTCGCCAGCCTGGCCCTGGTCCAGCAGCTTGCGGAACATTTCCACGCCGGTGCAGGTGGTCTTCACGGTCGGCTTGATACCGACGATTTCGATTTCCTCGCCGACCTTGATGATGCCGCGCTCGATACGGCCGGTCACCACGGTGCCGCGACCCGAGATCGAGAACACGTCTTCCACCGGCATCAGGAAGGTACCGTCAACGGCACGCTCCGGCGTCGGGATGTAGGTGTCCAGCGCGTCGGCCAGGCGCATGATGGCTTCTTCGCCCAGGTCGCCCTTGTCGCCTTCCAGCGCCAGCTTGGCCGAACCCTTGATGATCGGGGTGTCGTCGCCGGGGAACTCGTACTTGCTCAGCAGCTCGCGCACTTCCATCTCGACCAGCTCGAGCAGTTCGGCGTCGTCCACCATGTCGCACTTGTTCAGGAACACGATGATGTACGGCACGCCGACCTGACGGGCCAGCAGGATGTGCTCGCGGGTCTGCGGCATCGGGCCGTCAGCGGCCGAGCACACCAGGATCGCGCCGTCCATCTGGGCGGCACCGGTGATCATGTTCTTGACGTAGTCGGCGTGGCCCGGGCAGTCAACGTGCGCGTAGTGGCGGTTGGCCGTCTCGTATTCGACGTGGGCGGTATTGATGGTAATACCGCGGGCCTTCTCTTCCGGCGCTGCGTCGATTTCGTCGTACTTCTTGGCCGCACCACCGAACTTCGCTGCCAGCACCGTGGCGATCGCTGCGGTCAGCGTGGTCTTGCCATGGTCAACGTGACCAATCGTACCAACGTTCACGTGCGGCTTGGTCCGCTCGAACTTTTCCTTTGCCATTTCGCGACTCCTGTCTCGGTAGCGATATTGCCAGTGCGTGGTATTTGGTGCCCATGGGCAGGATCGAACTGCCGACCTCTCCCTTACCAAGGGAGTGCTCTACCACTGAGCCACATGGGCGAAACTAGACGTACTACTTTATGACAGCAACCGCGCGACTGGAGCGGGTGAAGGGAATCGAACCCTCGTCGTAAGCTTGGAAGGCTTCTGCTCTACCATTGAGCTACACCCGCCTGGGTCTTTCCTGCTTCTTCACCGGCGTTGCCGGCTGCTGTCTTGCATTCTGGTGGAGAGGGCTGGATTCGAACCAGCGTAGGCGTAAGCCAACAGATTTACAGTCTGCCCCCTTTAGCCACTCGGGCACCTCTCCGCAGAGAACTATCGATTATGGGCTTCCTCGCCGCTCCTGTCAAGCACTTTCCGTTGCGGATGCTGTGCTGCCAGGGAATCGGGAGGGCGTTCCGGCGTGGCGTCTGGCGCTGCCTGACCGCTCCCACAAGCGCAGTTTAGATTTCTGCGTTCTCACCCTATAGGGGGCTTTGCAGGACGGCTCCTGGCGGCTCTGGAGCGGCCTGGCGGAGCTTGTTCGACGCCGTTCCGAACAGGCGACGGAAAAGCAAAAACCCCTCGCAGCACACGCTGTCGAGGGGTTTTGCACAATAAGAGCCTGGCGATGACCTACTTTCACACGGGAATCCGCACTATCATCGGCGCGGAGCTGTTTCACGGTCCTGTTCGGGATGGGAAGGGGTGGTTCCGGCTCGCTATGGTCACCAGGCATGAGGGGTTGTGACGCTGGGGTTGAGGCCAGCATCACGAATCGGGATGTAGTGTTGGTTGTGCGTGTATCGAGGCACAAGGCGACGCTCAACCAGGTGAAACACACTGGTTATAGGATCAAGCCTTACGGGCAATTAGTACTGGTTAGCTTAACGCATTACTGCGCTTCCACACCCAGCCTATCAACGTCCTGGTCTCGAACGACCCTTCAAGGAGGTCAAGCCTCCAGGGAATCCTCATCTTCAGGCGAGTTTCCCGCTTAGATGCTTTCAGCGGTTATCTCTTCCGTACATAGCTACCCTGCGATGCCTCTGGCGAGACAACAGGTACACCAGCGGTACGTCCACTCCGGTCCTCTCGTACTAGGAGCAGCCCCCGTCAAGATTCCAACGCCCACGGCAGATAGGGACCAAACTGTCTCACGACGTTTTAAACCCAGCTCACGTACCTCTTTAAATGGCGAACAGCCATACCCTTGGGACCGGCTACAGCCCCAGGATGAGATGAGCCGACATCGAGGTGCCAAACACCGCCGTCGATATGAACTCTTGGGCGGTATCAGCCTGTTATCCCCAGAGTACCTTTTATCCGTTGAGCGATGGCCCTTCCATTCAGAACCACCGGATCACTATGTCCTGCTTTCGCACCTGCTCGACTTGTCGGTCTCGCAGTTAAGCACGCTTTTGCCATTGCACTTTAGGTACGATGTCCGACCGTACCAAGCGTACCTTCGAACTCCTCCGTTACACTTTGGGAGGAGACCGCCCCAGTCAAACTGCCTACCATGCACTGTCCCCGACCCGGATTCACGGGCCAAGGTTAGAACCTCAAACAAACCAGGGTGGTATTTCAAGGACGGCTCCACGTGAACTGGCGTCCACGCTTCAAAGCCTCCCACCTATCCTACACAGATCGGTTCAAAGTCCAATGCAAAGCTACAGTAAAGGTTCATGGGGTCTTTCCGTCTAGCCGCGGGGAGATTGCATCATCACAAACACTTCAACTTCGCTGAGTCTCGGGAGGAGACAGTGTGGCCATCGTTACGCCATTCGTGCAGGTCGGAACTTACCCGACAAGGAATTTCGCTACCTTAGGACCGTTATAGTTACGGCCGCCGTTTA
This Cupriavidus nantongensis DNA region includes the following protein-coding sequences:
- the tuf gene encoding elongation factor Tu, giving the protein MAKEKFERTKPHVNVGTIGHVDHGKTTLTAAIATVLAAKFGGAAKKYDEIDAAPEEKARGITINTAHVEYETANRHYAHVDCPGHADYVKNMITGAAQMDGAILVCSAADGPMPQTREHILLARQVGVPYIIVFLNKCDMVDDAELLELVEMEVRELLSKYEFPGDDTPIIKGSAKLALEGDKGDLGEEAIMRLADALDTYIPTPERAVDGTFLMPVEDVFSISGRGTVVTGRIERGIIKVGEEIEIVGIKPTVKTTCTGVEMFRKLLDQGQAGDNVGLLLRGTKREDVERGQVLCKPGSIKPHTHFTGEVYILSKDEGGRHTPFFNNYRPQFYFRTTDVTGSIELPKDKEMVMPGDNVSITVKLIAPIAMEEGLRFAIREGGRTVGAGVVAKILD